A region of Pseudomonas putida DNA encodes the following proteins:
- a CDS encoding amino acid permease, with the protein MQSNSLKQSLKQRHITMIALGGVIGAGLFMGSGKLIASAGPAAILSYFIGGIVVTLVMFMLGEMACRNPDAGSFSTYANTYLGEWAGFTVGWLYWLKSMLTITLEAVLLGAILNDFLPWLPIWAGAFIMLVTLMASNAYSVKSFAEVEYWLAAMKVATIIIFMVLGLSILLGLHSNIPSPGWVNLTAHDGFMPNGLSPVMAGVVVVIFSLGGSEIAAVAAGESENPRKNVIRAIKSVILRVMLFYVGSVSILILCLPWTDTENLASPYVSLFSLAGFSGAAVAMKIVLFISFMSVMNSFMFSNSRMLFSLSQRGHAPKLFSRTTSKGVPLNALLLSLSICLLILTVHFVSGGDLFMTLAKSSGTFVMIVWIFIIIAHFAMRWKTRHDAVDPTAFRAWFFPYANIVALFALLAVIVTQAFDPASRFQFWFTTVTSLVVLGAYLLMRNRLAGKSVGYVGS; encoded by the coding sequence ATGCAATCCAACAGTCTGAAGCAAAGCCTGAAACAACGGCACATCACCATGATCGCGCTAGGCGGGGTGATCGGCGCGGGGCTGTTCATGGGGTCGGGCAAGTTGATTGCCTCGGCAGGGCCTGCCGCGATCCTGTCGTACTTCATCGGCGGCATTGTGGTCACCCTGGTGATGTTCATGCTCGGCGAGATGGCCTGTCGCAACCCGGACGCGGGTTCGTTTTCGACCTATGCCAATACGTATCTGGGCGAATGGGCGGGGTTTACCGTGGGCTGGCTGTACTGGCTCAAGTCGATGCTCACCATCACCCTGGAGGCGGTGCTGCTAGGCGCCATCCTCAACGATTTTCTGCCGTGGCTACCCATCTGGGCCGGCGCGTTCATCATGCTGGTGACGTTGATGGCCAGCAACGCCTACTCGGTCAAATCCTTCGCTGAAGTGGAGTACTGGCTGGCCGCGATGAAGGTCGCCACCATCATCATCTTCATGGTGCTGGGGCTCTCGATTCTGCTCGGCCTGCACAGCAACATCCCCTCCCCTGGCTGGGTCAACCTGACCGCTCACGACGGGTTCATGCCCAATGGCCTGTCGCCGGTGATGGCCGGCGTGGTGGTGGTGATCTTCTCGCTGGGCGGGAGTGAAATCGCCGCCGTTGCGGCTGGCGAATCGGAAAACCCGCGCAAGAACGTCATTCGCGCCATCAAGAGTGTCATTCTGCGGGTGATGCTGTTCTATGTCGGTTCGGTGTCGATCCTGATTCTGTGCCTGCCCTGGACAGACACGGAAAACCTGGCTTCCCCGTATGTTTCGCTGTTCAGCCTGGCCGGGTTCAGTGGCGCCGCAGTGGCCATGAAGATCGTGTTGTTCATCTCGTTCATGTCGGTGATGAACTCCTTCATGTTCTCCAACTCGCGCATGCTGTTCTCGCTGAGCCAACGTGGGCACGCGCCCAAGCTGTTTTCACGCACCACGTCCAAAGGGGTGCCGCTTAACGCCCTGCTGCTGAGCCTGAGCATCTGCCTGTTGATTCTGACCGTGCACTTTGTCAGCGGCGGCGACCTGTTCATGACCCTGGCCAAAAGCAGCGGCACGTTCGTGATGATCGTGTGGATCTTCATCATCATCGCCCACTTTGCCATGCGCTGGAAAACCCGGCATGACGCGGTTGATCCCACAGCTTTCCGGGCGTGGTTCTTCCCTTACGCCAATATCGTTGCGCTGTTCGCACTGCTGGCGGTGATTGTCACCCAGGCGTTCGACCCGGCGTCGCGGTTCCAGTTCTGGTTCACCACCGTGACGTCACTGGTGGTGCTGGGGGCGTATCTGCTGATGCGTAATCGGCTGGCGGGGAAGTCGGTTGGCTATGTCGGTAGCTGA
- a CDS encoding helix-turn-helix transcriptional regulator: protein MRKADRLFQLVNLIRVHQPITAERLASRIGVSVRSIYRYIDDLSFSGIPIYGTAGVGYALDDDFELPPLALNRLELNALMLGMDMLSASADNDLSAAARTLLSKISASMAQHKVDPSTATIRALGSTGASTRLHLAALRKAIENAQTLKITYTRLDGAVSQRLIYPLGLFYWGGKWTVGTWCGTRAAYRDFRVDRIASIAIAHQPLPDNPAFDLQAYMKYQASQWQAITPTDTTLSVGGTDNGTFSTH from the coding sequence GTGCGTAAAGCTGATCGCTTGTTTCAACTGGTCAATCTGATTCGTGTCCATCAGCCCATCACTGCCGAACGCCTGGCTAGCCGAATCGGCGTTTCCGTTCGCTCAATCTATCGATACATCGACGACCTCTCCTTCAGCGGGATCCCGATTTATGGCACCGCTGGCGTGGGGTATGCCCTCGATGACGATTTTGAGCTGCCGCCGTTGGCATTGAACAGGCTCGAACTCAACGCCTTGATGCTCGGGATGGACATGCTTTCTGCCAGCGCCGATAACGATCTAAGCGCTGCTGCAAGGACGTTATTGAGCAAGATCTCGGCGTCCATGGCCCAGCACAAGGTCGACCCCAGCACCGCAACCATCAGAGCGCTTGGCTCGACCGGTGCCTCCACACGCCTGCATTTGGCAGCCCTGCGAAAGGCTATCGAGAATGCCCAGACCCTGAAAATCACTTACACCCGTTTGGACGGTGCGGTATCGCAACGCCTCATTTACCCGTTGGGTCTTTTTTACTGGGGAGGAAAGTGGACAGTCGGAACCTGGTGCGGTACGCGTGCGGCGTACCGTGACTTTCGAGTTGATCGCATCGCGTCGATCGCCATTGCCCACCAACCCCTACCCGACAATCCTGCCTTCGATCTTCAGGCGTACATGAAGTACCAGGCAAGCCAGTGGCAAGCGATCACCCCTACTGACACTACGCTGTCAGTAGGGGGCACTGACAATGGAACCTTCTCAACACACTGA
- a CDS encoding hydroxymethylglutaryl-CoA lyase, with protein sequence MEAVRLVEVGARDGLQNERRTLSPQIRVQLLQRLADAGLQTLEAGAFVSPRWVPQMAGSDEVFKALPKRPGVTWTALVPNLKGLEAALAAGCREVAVFAAASEAFSQSNLNCSIEQSLRQYQQVMVRAREAGVSVRGYVSCVMGCPFSGPVKPQAVAAVSASLFGMGCYEISLGDTIGTGTPAATRALIQACRQVVPVSALAGHFHDTYGMAIANIHAALEADVRVFDSSVAGLGGCPYSPGATGNVATEELLYLLDGLGIGHGVDLDAVIEAGQFISAQLGRPTASKVARALLAQRTMG encoded by the coding sequence ATGGAGGCGGTACGGCTGGTCGAGGTGGGGGCCAGGGACGGCCTGCAGAATGAACGGCGCACGCTCTCACCGCAGATTCGCGTGCAACTGCTGCAACGCCTGGCCGACGCCGGGTTGCAAACCCTGGAGGCCGGCGCTTTTGTGTCGCCGCGCTGGGTACCGCAGATGGCCGGCTCCGATGAGGTGTTCAAGGCATTGCCAAAGCGCCCAGGTGTGACCTGGACGGCGCTGGTGCCCAACCTTAAAGGGCTGGAAGCTGCACTAGCGGCGGGTTGCCGTGAGGTCGCAGTGTTTGCGGCGGCCTCCGAGGCGTTCTCGCAAAGTAACCTCAACTGCTCGATAGAGCAGAGTTTGCGCCAATACCAGCAAGTTATGGTGCGCGCTCGCGAAGCCGGGGTCAGCGTGCGGGGTTATGTCTCGTGCGTCATGGGCTGCCCGTTCAGCGGCCCGGTCAAGCCGCAAGCCGTGGCGGCAGTCAGCGCCTCACTGTTTGGCATGGGCTGTTACGAAATCAGCCTGGGCGACACCATTGGCACCGGTACGCCAGCGGCGACCCGGGCGCTGATCCAGGCGTGCCGCCAGGTAGTGCCAGTAAGCGCCCTGGCTGGGCACTTCCATGACACCTACGGCATGGCCATCGCCAATATCCATGCCGCGCTGGAGGCGGATGTGCGGGTGTTCGACAGCTCAGTGGCAGGTCTGGGTGGTTGCCCGTATTCGCCGGGCGCCACGGGCAATGTAGCCACCGAAGAGCTGCTGTACCTGCTCGACGGCCTGGGTATCGGCCACGGCGTCGATCTTGACGCGGTCATCGAGGCAGGTCAGTTCATCAGTGCCCAGCTTGGCCGGCCAACGGCCTCCAAGGTGGCCCGCGCCCTGCTCGCTCAGCGCACAATGGGTTAA
- a CDS encoding tripartite tricarboxylate transporter permease: MIALMMDQFLIALGMGILGAVIFAGIGLISGSDETTTLAPLTLLVVLLGVPAAGVLTFFLAGAVAKHMTHAVPTALLGIPGDTMATPLMREANFLRNLGVPHIALRKMISGAVIAALIAVPMAVLFAVMLAPFGDMIKHAAPWVFLLAAVAIAWFSKGRLAAVLTLIPFVMVIVGPQSLTAQYGVKLSVSYFLGIAIGPLIAALFCLLAPAERASMRRQQVRTFSLSPDVKSWGGFFPNPLRVLDRKQTLWTAITAVVSSATFVFSPVAMTVIMGEAVGSRVKHVYHRLTTVITARNGVTESTYLAEALIPLIAFGLPLSPVAAGPAAPLFNAPPRFSVDTASGQVNNLHSLLSTWEFLGYGMLAVLVAILIAYPFTMNYAHRAAAYVSRKISHEAVIATFVGLILVIGIWEGGLLGLLVIVTIGLLGGFLSRFLGFNIGVQFMGYYTAVLTVPALIALMGA, translated from the coding sequence ATGATCGCGCTGATGATGGACCAGTTTCTAATAGCTCTGGGCATGGGCATTCTCGGTGCGGTCATCTTTGCCGGCATCGGCCTGATTTCAGGCAGCGATGAAACCACCACCCTCGCCCCCCTCACCCTGCTGGTGGTACTGCTGGGCGTGCCGGCAGCCGGCGTGCTGACGTTCTTCCTGGCGGGCGCCGTGGCCAAGCACATGACCCACGCGGTACCGACCGCGCTACTGGGTATTCCCGGCGACACCATGGCGACACCCCTGATGCGCGAAGCCAACTTCCTGCGCAACCTGGGCGTGCCACACATTGCCCTGCGCAAGATGATCTCCGGCGCTGTCATCGCAGCATTGATCGCCGTGCCGATGGCCGTGCTATTCGCCGTGATGCTCGCGCCATTCGGGGACATGATCAAGCACGCCGCACCTTGGGTCTTCCTGCTGGCGGCAGTGGCCATCGCCTGGTTCTCCAAAGGCCGACTGGCAGCCGTGCTGACCTTGATCCCGTTCGTGATGGTGATTGTCGGCCCGCAAAGCCTGACCGCGCAGTACGGGGTCAAGCTCAGCGTCAGCTACTTCCTCGGCATCGCCATCGGCCCGTTGATTGCCGCGCTGTTCTGCCTGCTCGCGCCAGCCGAGCGCGCCAGCATGCGCCGTCAGCAGGTGCGCACGTTCTCCTTGTCGCCTGATGTAAAAAGCTGGGGCGGGTTCTTTCCCAACCCACTGCGGGTACTGGACCGCAAGCAAACCCTGTGGACCGCCATCACCGCGGTGGTCTCCAGCGCCACCTTCGTGTTCAGCCCGGTGGCGATGACGGTGATCATGGGCGAGGCCGTCGGTTCTCGGGTCAAGCACGTCTACCACCGCCTGACCACGGTCATTACCGCCCGCAACGGCGTCACCGAATCGACCTACCTGGCCGAAGCCTTGATCCCGCTGATCGCCTTCGGCCTGCCGCTGAGCCCGGTCGCCGCCGGCCCCGCCGCGCCTTTGTTCAATGCCCCGCCACGCTTCAGCGTCGATACCGCCAGCGGCCAGGTGAACAACCTGCATTCGCTGCTCAGTACCTGGGAGTTTCTGGGCTACGGCATGTTGGCGGTGCTGGTCGCGATCCTGATCGCCTACCCCTTCACCATGAATTACGCGCACCGAGCGGCCGCTTATGTGTCGCGCAAGATCAGCCACGAAGCAGTGATCGCGACCTTTGTCGGCCTGATTCTGGTGATCGGCATCTGGGAAGGCGGCCTGCTGGGCTTGCTGGTGATCGTCACCATTGGCCTGTTGGGCGGGTTTCTCTCGCGTTTTCTCGGCTTCAACATCGGCGTGCAGTTCATGGGTTACTACACCGCCGTGCTAACCGTGCCAGCGTTGATTGCCCTGATGGGCGCATAA
- a CDS encoding antibiotic biosynthesis monooxygenase, with the protein MQHSSHVLELAIFKVKQECVAQIPALRAGLRETLKSFPGLLEYHAYCPMSDDRVFADLAMWDSLENAQHVAKAFNDGDPRFSEYMHAIEQLTFMSHLAPEMN; encoded by the coding sequence ATGCAGCACTCATCTCATGTACTTGAATTGGCCATCTTCAAGGTCAAACAGGAATGCGTTGCACAAATACCCGCTCTTCGCGCCGGGCTTCGTGAAACGTTAAAGAGCTTTCCTGGGCTGCTCGAATACCATGCCTACTGCCCTATGAGCGACGACCGAGTCTTTGCGGACTTGGCCATGTGGGACAGCCTTGAGAATGCTCAGCACGTGGCAAAGGCCTTCAACGATGGAGACCCCAGATTCTCCGAGTACATGCACGCCATTGAACAGCTGACGTTCATGAGCCACCTCGCGCCAGAGATGAACTGA
- a CDS encoding amino acid ABC transporter permease: MYRDHIVKPRATDSLTFMSMVAAVIFTVALFYGVGEGGLARLMGPIVLDLEAPLLRNLAVAGTLTITLVLNLFILGRFPLRAQVITVWGELLILFLLFFDTFDLSYSFIASKVGFMITQGVFTTVYVSTLSIAIAFVLALLGATARLSSNGFAIAIASFYTSFFRGVPLLIQIYLIYLGIPQLGYVVGAVPAGILALSLCYGAYMTEIFRAGISSIPRGQWEASRAIGLTPFQAMTRVILPQSMRLIIPPTGNQFISMLKDSSLVSVIGVWELMFLARTQGRAEFRHLEMLITAAVLYWVLSILLETVQSRLEKRFNRAHR; encoded by the coding sequence ATGTATAGAGATCACATCGTCAAACCTCGTGCGACCGACAGCCTGACGTTCATGAGCATGGTCGCTGCGGTGATTTTCACGGTCGCGCTGTTCTACGGCGTGGGCGAAGGGGGCCTGGCCAGGTTGATGGGCCCGATTGTCCTCGACCTTGAGGCACCGCTACTGCGCAACCTTGCCGTTGCCGGCACCCTGACCATCACCCTGGTCCTGAACCTGTTCATCCTTGGCCGCTTCCCGCTGCGTGCCCAGGTGATCACGGTGTGGGGCGAACTGCTGATCCTGTTCCTGTTGTTCTTCGACACCTTCGATCTGTCGTACAGTTTCATCGCCAGCAAGGTCGGTTTCATGATCACCCAGGGGGTGTTCACCACCGTCTACGTTTCTACCCTGTCGATCGCCATCGCCTTCGTCCTGGCGTTGCTCGGTGCCACGGCGAGGTTGTCCTCCAACGGCTTCGCCATCGCCATCGCAAGCTTCTACACCTCGTTCTTTCGCGGCGTACCGCTGCTGATCCAGATCTACCTCATCTACCTGGGCATCCCCCAGCTCGGGTACGTGGTCGGTGCAGTGCCGGCCGGCATCCTGGCCCTTTCGCTGTGCTATGGCGCCTACATGACCGAAATTTTCCGAGCCGGTATCAGCAGCATCCCACGCGGGCAATGGGAAGCATCGCGGGCCATTGGCCTGACGCCGTTCCAGGCCATGACCCGAGTGATCCTGCCGCAGTCGATGCGCCTGATCATTCCCCCCACCGGCAACCAGTTCATCTCGATGCTCAAGGACAGCTCGCTGGTGTCGGTCATCGGCGTCTGGGAACTGATGTTCCTGGCCCGCACCCAGGGCCGCGCCGAGTTCCGTCACCTGGAAATGCTGATCACCGCCGCCGTCCTGTACTGGGTGCTGTCGATCCTGCTGGAAACCGTGCAATCGCGCCTGGAAAAACGCTTCAATCGCGCCCATCGCTGA
- a CDS encoding ABC transporter substrate-binding protein has product MNPVTRLLAVTAIASTLSLAAGAAWAGATLDRIHDSKVMKVATAANWPPQSFLGDDNTLEGFDIDVANEIGRRLGTKVAFVTPEYGIITAGRWAGRWDLSVGSMTPTTERGRVLDFPAIYYYTPYVFAVHKDAAGTSAEDLNGKKIGVEAGTTSEDYINRRLKIDAADVPPFTYAVQPGDVQTYGDSMGPLDDLRMGNGTRLDATLSALPTIMGAIKAGYPIAAVQGKPAYYEPLAIAVDKGDDAFNAELAKAVDGMKADGTLKQLSEKWYGADLTHVQ; this is encoded by the coding sequence ATGAACCCAGTCACTCGCTTGCTTGCTGTAACCGCCATTGCCAGTACCTTGTCGCTCGCCGCAGGCGCCGCGTGGGCCGGCGCCACGCTGGACCGCATTCACGACAGCAAGGTCATGAAAGTGGCCACCGCCGCCAACTGGCCACCGCAGTCGTTTCTGGGTGACGACAACACCCTCGAGGGCTTCGATATCGATGTGGCCAACGAAATCGGCCGTCGCCTGGGCACCAAGGTGGCCTTCGTCACGCCCGAGTACGGCATCATCACCGCTGGGCGCTGGGCCGGGCGTTGGGACCTGTCGGTAGGTTCGATGACACCCACCACCGAGCGCGGCCGGGTACTCGACTTCCCGGCCATCTACTACTACACCCCGTATGTGTTCGCGGTGCACAAGGACGCCGCCGGCACCAGTGCCGAGGACCTCAATGGCAAGAAAATCGGCGTCGAGGCGGGCACCACCTCCGAGGATTACATCAATCGCCGGCTGAAGATCGACGCCGCCGATGTGCCGCCGTTCACCTATGCGGTGCAACCGGGCGATGTGCAGACCTACGGCGACAGCATGGGCCCGCTGGACGACCTGCGCATGGGCAATGGTACTCGGTTGGACGCCACCCTCTCCGCCCTGCCGACCATCATGGGGGCTATCAAGGCCGGTTACCCAATCGCTGCCGTTCAGGGCAAGCCCGCCTATTACGAGCCCCTCGCCATCGCCGTGGACAAAGGCGACGACGCCTTCAATGCCGAGCTGGCCAAGGCAGTCGATGGCATGAAGGCCGACGGCACGCTGAAGCAGCTTTCCGAGAAGTGGTACGGCGCCGACCTCACCCACGTGCAGTAA
- a CDS encoding HWE histidine kinase domain-containing protein has translation MTLQPTVNLTNCDREPIQIPGSIQPHGCLLACNASASVVLRHSANTLGMLGVTGEINGQRLETIIGTEAAHTLRNSLARVKEASRPALSFAVSLPSGQAFDVAAHLFKGTAILEFEPCGASIAEPIELVRTVIAQLREIDRSDKLFPDTARRVRALLGYDRVMIYQLGPDGAGKVIAEAKRSGLESFLGQYFPASDIPQQARALYLRNPVRIISNATFTTVPIEPVLDLSGEPLDLSYAHLRSVSPIHCEYLSNMGVGASMSISVIVDGALWGLIACHHYAPRTLSMGQRVAAEMFGEFFSLHIQSLRARQTLEAAAYARQVLDNLLRDAHRTTDIEELLRARMADFKSLIPCDGIAMSLQGRWSAEALTPPKAAVPNLLRFAEGVAEGRTWASNCLSMAHPPAHDYAVDVSGVLMIPMSQHPRDYLMLFRKEVLETLDWAGDPNKTYDSGPLGERLTPRKSFAVWKQTVHQHSQPWSEQDRQFGEAIRAAIVEVALHNSELMADERSKADVRQRMLNEELNHRVKNILSLIGALVAHPTSENQTLNSYVATLKGRIQALSLAHDQVVRGDGGGRFSTLLEAELSPYRTSTDAIELNGPNLLLDARAFSVLALVLHELATNAAKYGALSRAGGKLAVSWTIDSGGGCDIAWCESGGPTVRPPSRSGFGSVLIERSIPFDLGGTSTLEYRPEGLHGYFKIPGKHLTQLETADTAAPLMAPAMPPMTSTSLVNSCVLILEDQLVIAVGLEQILADALVEDVITASSEAEALKLLANHRPDVAVLDINLGTGTSIAVAEELTRKNIPFLFATGYGDGISIPVHLKHVPVVRKPYDALSILSNLENLIDNRLAAG, from the coding sequence ATGACTTTGCAACCTACCGTCAACTTGACCAACTGCGATCGCGAACCCATCCAGATCCCAGGTAGCATCCAGCCGCACGGCTGCCTGCTGGCCTGCAACGCATCGGCAAGCGTCGTCCTGCGTCACTCCGCCAATACCCTGGGCATGCTGGGCGTGACGGGCGAGATCAACGGGCAACGGCTCGAAACCATCATCGGCACGGAGGCCGCTCATACGCTGCGCAATTCGCTCGCGCGGGTAAAAGAAGCGTCCCGACCGGCACTGTCGTTCGCCGTGAGCCTGCCATCCGGGCAAGCGTTTGACGTAGCCGCGCATCTATTCAAAGGCACCGCCATTCTCGAGTTCGAGCCCTGCGGCGCGAGCATCGCCGAACCGATCGAACTGGTACGCACCGTCATCGCCCAGTTGCGGGAGATCGACCGCTCCGACAAGCTGTTCCCCGATACCGCCCGCCGCGTGCGAGCGCTGCTGGGTTACGATCGGGTGATGATCTATCAGCTTGGCCCTGACGGCGCCGGAAAAGTCATTGCCGAGGCCAAGCGCAGCGGCCTCGAAAGCTTCCTGGGGCAGTACTTTCCCGCATCGGACATCCCCCAGCAGGCACGTGCCCTGTACCTGCGCAATCCGGTGCGCATCATTTCGAATGCCACGTTCACAACAGTCCCCATCGAGCCTGTGCTGGACCTGTCTGGCGAGCCACTGGACCTGTCCTACGCACACCTGCGCAGCGTGTCGCCCATTCACTGCGAGTACCTGAGCAATATGGGCGTGGGCGCTTCCATGTCCATTTCGGTCATCGTCGATGGCGCGCTCTGGGGGCTGATTGCCTGCCACCATTACGCACCACGCACGTTGAGCATGGGCCAGCGGGTCGCGGCGGAAATGTTCGGCGAATTCTTCTCGCTGCATATCCAGAGCCTTCGTGCCAGGCAAACCCTGGAAGCCGCCGCTTACGCACGCCAGGTGCTGGACAACCTGCTGCGTGATGCGCATCGCACCACGGATATCGAAGAGCTGCTGCGTGCACGCATGGCAGACTTCAAGTCACTCATCCCCTGCGATGGCATCGCCATGTCGCTGCAGGGGCGCTGGTCCGCAGAGGCGCTGACCCCGCCCAAGGCGGCGGTACCCAACCTGCTGCGCTTTGCCGAAGGTGTTGCCGAAGGTCGTACTTGGGCGTCGAACTGCCTTTCGATGGCGCACCCGCCCGCCCACGACTATGCCGTCGACGTGTCGGGTGTATTGATGATTCCGATGTCGCAGCACCCCAGGGACTACCTCATGCTGTTTCGCAAGGAAGTGCTCGAGACCCTGGATTGGGCCGGTGACCCCAACAAGACCTACGATAGCGGGCCGCTGGGTGAGCGCCTGACGCCACGCAAAAGCTTCGCCGTGTGGAAGCAGACGGTTCATCAACACTCACAGCCCTGGTCCGAGCAGGACCGCCAGTTTGGCGAGGCCATCCGCGCCGCGATCGTCGAAGTAGCCCTGCACAACAGTGAGCTCATGGCCGACGAGCGCTCCAAGGCAGACGTCCGCCAGCGGATGCTCAATGAAGAGCTCAACCACCGGGTGAAGAACATTCTCTCGCTCATCGGTGCGCTCGTGGCCCACCCCACCTCGGAAAACCAGACCCTCAACAGCTATGTCGCAACGCTGAAGGGCCGCATTCAGGCGTTGTCCCTGGCACACGACCAGGTCGTGCGCGGTGATGGCGGCGGGCGTTTCTCCACGCTACTGGAAGCTGAGCTGTCACCGTACCGCACGTCGACCGATGCCATCGAACTGAACGGCCCGAACCTTCTGCTTGATGCCCGCGCCTTCTCGGTGCTGGCCCTGGTGCTTCACGAGCTGGCGACCAACGCCGCGAAGTACGGCGCGCTGTCTCGGGCGGGCGGCAAACTGGCGGTCAGCTGGACAATCGATTCGGGCGGGGGCTGCGATATCGCGTGGTGCGAGAGCGGTGGGCCTACGGTTCGCCCGCCAAGCCGAAGCGGTTTTGGCTCGGTGCTGATTGAACGCAGTATCCCCTTCGACCTCGGCGGGACCAGCACCCTGGAGTACAGGCCAGAAGGCTTGCACGGGTATTTCAAAATTCCTGGCAAGCACCTCACCCAACTTGAAACAGCCGACACCGCGGCCCCGTTGATGGCGCCAGCAATGCCGCCCATGACCAGCACAAGCCTGGTCAATTCATGCGTGCTGATTCTCGAAGACCAACTGGTGATTGCCGTGGGCCTTGAACAAATTCTGGCCGATGCGTTGGTCGAGGATGTGATCACCGCAAGCTCTGAAGCAGAGGCGTTGAAACTGCTGGCTAACCACAGGCCAGATGTGGCGGTGCTGGATATCAACCTGGGGACGGGTACCTCCATTGCCGTTGCCGAAGAACTTACGCGCAAGAACATCCCCTTCCTGTTCGCCACCGGCTACGGCGACGGCATCAGCATTCCCGTGCATTTGAAGCACGTCCCCGTGGTGCGCAAGCCCTACGATGCCCTGTCGATACTGTCTAACCTGGAAAACCTGATCGACAACCGACTGGCTGCGGGCTGA
- a CDS encoding amino acid ABC transporter ATP-binding protein, which yields MNQAFTPAAAPAGVAIRGLQKWYGEFHVLKGIDLEIASGEIVVICGPSGSGKSTLIRCLNLLEDFQKGEVLIAGDQLTREAASVAKIRRQVGMVFQQFNLFPHLTVLENLMLGPRLVSKLSEPQARALALEYLDRVRIASQADKFPGQLSGGQQQRVAIARALCMKPRIMLFDEPTSALDPEMVKEVLDVMGELAQDGITMLCVTHEMGFARKVADRIIFMDQGCIIEQARPNEFFDNPRHERARAFLSQILSH from the coding sequence ATGAACCAAGCATTCACCCCCGCAGCGGCACCGGCTGGCGTAGCGATCCGCGGCCTGCAGAAATGGTACGGCGAGTTCCATGTGCTCAAGGGCATCGACCTGGAGATCGCCAGCGGCGAGATCGTGGTGATCTGTGGCCCGTCCGGCTCCGGCAAATCCACCCTGATCCGCTGCCTGAACCTGCTTGAGGACTTCCAGAAAGGCGAGGTGTTGATCGCCGGCGACCAGCTGACCCGCGAAGCCGCCAGCGTGGCCAAAATCCGCCGCCAGGTCGGCATGGTGTTCCAGCAGTTCAACCTGTTCCCGCACCTGACCGTGCTGGAAAACCTGATGCTCGGCCCGCGCCTGGTCAGCAAGCTCAGCGAGCCCCAGGCCCGTGCGCTGGCCCTGGAATACCTCGACCGGGTGCGTATCGCCAGCCAGGCCGACAAGTTCCCCGGGCAGCTTTCCGGCGGCCAGCAGCAGCGGGTCGCAATTGCCCGTGCGCTGTGCATGAAGCCGCGCATCATGCTGTTCGACGAGCCGACCTCGGCGCTGGACCCTGAAATGGTCAAGGAAGTGCTAGACGTGATGGGCGAACTGGCCCAGGACGGCATCACCATGCTCTGCGTGACCCACGAAATGGGCTTCGCGCGCAAGGTCGCCGACCGCATCATCTTCATGGACCAAGGCTGCATCATCGAACAGGCGCGGCCCAACGAGTTCTTCGACAACCCACGCCATGAGCGCGCCCGCGCGTTCCTCTCGCAGATCCTCAGCCACTGA